A region of Flavobacterium indicum GPTSA100-9 = DSM 17447 DNA encodes the following proteins:
- a CDS encoding tail fiber domain-containing protein — MKSLHIFLFFVTNIIYSQIGIGTTTPNGALDIVSSNQGLIIPRVALTSLVAAAPVVNSIAGNPLVKSTLVYNTTTNSIGVNSVTPGFYYWEGVKWVRLNSDINWSTTGNLYTNPTINFIGTLDNNDLVFKRNNVFSGRINDTNTAYGVNSLKLNTAGTNNTAIGVSALENNNTGFQNTAIGKSSLMLNTAGSYNVSIGYSSLERNTTGILNTAVGHSSLYNNLIGKGNVAVGKSSLERNISGDDNTALGNNALYNNQTGDKNIGIGSSSLERNISGSNNIAIGNMSLYNNQSVSNCIAIGNNAQLNNMSGQFNISLGDETLLANQTGINNIAIGYNAFNTGNFSNSIAIGNNSIISSNDQVRIGNTSTSSIGGFTNWSNVSDIRFKKDVNYSSVPGLDFILKLKPVTYKLDYDNIQRLTQSKTQISSAESIIQTGFIAQEVEKAAKELGYDFSGIDSPKNEKDFYGIRYAEFVVPLTKAIQEQQQLIELLQKELETLKIKVKSLETK; from the coding sequence AACTAGTTTAGTTGCAGCAGCTCCTGTAGTAAATTCAATTGCTGGAAATCCACTGGTGAAAAGTACTTTGGTTTATAATACAACAACTAATTCAATTGGGGTAAATTCTGTAACACCAGGATTTTACTATTGGGAAGGTGTAAAATGGGTGCGATTAAATTCAGATATAAATTGGTCAACTACAGGAAATTTATACACAAATCCTACGATCAATTTTATTGGTACATTAGATAACAATGACTTAGTATTTAAAAGAAATAATGTTTTTTCAGGAAGAATTAATGATACTAATACAGCCTATGGTGTTAATTCTCTTAAGTTAAACACTGCTGGAACTAATAATACAGCAATTGGAGTAAGTGCTTTAGAAAACAATAATACAGGCTTCCAAAATACTGCAATTGGTAAATCTAGTTTAATGTTAAACACTGCTGGGAGCTATAATGTAAGTATAGGATATAGTTCATTAGAAAGAAATACAACAGGAATATTAAACACGGCAGTAGGGCATTCTAGTTTGTACAATAATTTAATTGGAAAAGGAAATGTAGCAGTTGGTAAATCGTCGTTAGAACGTAATATTTCTGGGGATGATAATACAGCATTAGGTAATAATGCATTGTATAATAATCAAACGGGTGATAAAAATATTGGTATTGGGAGCTCATCTTTAGAACGTAATATCAGTGGTAGTAATAATATAGCTATTGGTAATATGAGTTTGTACAATAATCAAAGTGTTTCAAATTGTATTGCTATTGGAAATAATGCACAACTTAATAATATGTCGGGTCAATTTAATATTTCATTGGGAGATGAAACTTTATTGGCTAATCAAACCGGTATCAATAATATAGCAATAGGATATAATGCATTTAATACAGGGAATTTTAGTAATTCTATCGCAATTGGTAATAATTCAATAATTAGTTCTAATGACCAAGTTCGAATAGGTAATACTTCAACATCAAGTATTGGAGGATTTACCAATTGGTCTAATGTTTCAGATATCCGATTCAAAAAAGATGTTAATTATAGTAGTGTGCCAGGATTAGATTTTATTCTAAAATTAAAACCTGTAACATATAAGCTTGATTATGATAACATACAAAGGTTGACACAATCAAAAACGCAAATAAGTTCAGCAGAGTCAATAATTCAGACTGGTTTCATTGCTCAGGAAGTTGAAAAAGCAGCCAAAGAACTAGGCTACGATTTTAGTGGAATAGATAGCCCAAAAAATGAAAAGGATTTTTATGGTATTCGTTATGCAGAATTTGTAGTTCCATTAACAAAGGCTATTCAAGAGCAACAACAATTAATTGAATTACTGCAAAAAGAATTAGAAACGTTAAAAATTAAAGTAAAATCCCTAGAAACTAAATAA